In Oryza brachyantha chromosome 2, ObraRS2, whole genome shotgun sequence, a single window of DNA contains:
- the LOC102704489 gene encoding FCS-Like Zinc finger 3-like: MSGKALGKRQRSQGTMHRTPSMASVPSAAKQGRHVMVMNGEPPAPPVSRPAGMGMGARGVAAAAQRRVTGHHAGVETAAFLKNCALCGLALGPGKDTYIYRGEVAFCSQECREWVIEYHERDRGEQNCSLTSIKDTPTVSGASGSDQSGSGSETVAAA; this comes from the exons ATGTCCGGGAAGGCGCTGGGGAAGCGGCAGAGGAGCCAGGGGACCATGCACCGGACGCCTAGCATGGCGTCGgtgccgtcggcggcgaagcAGGGGCGCCATGTGATGGTGATGAACGGGgagccaccggcgccgcctgTGTCCCGGCCGGCCGGTATGGGGATGGGCGCTCgaggagtcgccgccgcggcgcagaGGAGGGTCACGGGCCACCACGCCGGAGTGGAGACGGCGGCGTTCTTGAAGAATTGTGCCCTCTGCGGCCTCGCCCTCGGCCCCGGCAAGGACACCTACATCTACAG AGGCGAGGTGGCATTCTGCAGCCAGGAGTGCAGGGAGTGGGTGATCGAGTACCATGAGCGTGATCGCGGGGAGCAGAATTGCTCCCTTACTTCCATCAAGGACACCCCGACTGTGTCCGGCGCCAGCGGCTCCGACCAGTCCGGCAGCGGCAGTGagaccgtcgccgccgcttag
- the LOC102704775 gene encoding photosynthetic NDH subunit of lumenal location 4, chloroplastic: MAPPISSLSLVASNPIPSPPVTKPGRALAVVPCSSSSASSPAPSTSCSAAGSLPVASAGRRELLALGAGFLASAGLLCPAGEAGATRIEYYATVGEKLCDMNVVKSGLGYCDVEVGTGAQPPRGQLINVHYTARFTDGIVFDSSYKRGRPLTMRLGAGKILRGLEQGISGGGGVPPMLVGGKRKLMIPATLAYGPEPAGCFSGDCNIPGNTTLLYDIFLVGFYK, translated from the exons ATGGCGCCTCCTATCTCCTCCCTGTCGCTCGTCGCCTCCAACCCAATCCCGTCACCCCCGGTCACCAAACCCGGCAGGGCGCTCGCCGTGGTGccgtgcagcagcagctccgcCTCTTCCCCGGCGCCGTCGACTTCGTGCTCGGCTGCCGGGAGTCTCCCGGTGGCGTCGGCCGGCAGGAGGGAGCTCCTCGCGCTCGGCGCCGGGTTCCTGGCTTCGGCCGGGCTGCTGTGCCCGGCCGGAGAAGCCGGAGCGACGCGCATCGAGTACTACGCGACGGTGGGGGAGAAGCTGTGCGACATGAACGTCGTCAAGTCGGGGCTCGGGTACTGCGACGTGGAAGTCGGCACCGGCGCCCAGCCCCCGCGCGGCCAGCTCATCAAT gtACACTACACTGCAAGATTTACTGACGGGATAGTGTTCGACAGCAGCTACAAGCGAGGAAGACCACTGACAATGCGGCTTGGCGCAGGCAAG ATCCTCCGAGGGCTTGAACAGGGAATcagtggtggcggtggcgtgcCACCCATGCTCGTTG GTGGGAAGCGCAAGCTTATGATACCTGCAACTTTGGCGTACGGGCCTGAACCAGCAGGTTGCTTCTCAG GGGATTGTAATATTCCGGGCAACACCACGCTTCTATACGACATCTTTCTCGTTGGATTTTACAAGTGA
- the LOC102704213 gene encoding heavy metal-associated isoprenylated plant protein 20-like — translation MGGGIKRLVSMLLGAVSGGQRDKSERMQRRRQLLVTVELRVRMDCERCERQVRRALAGMRGVQHVEVSRRQQKVTATGSLDPHEVLRRIQSTGKKAELWPQYPGYGGGAAAAAAVVHCGLGPPHDRWAPACHPRNMDAAMGAEHIANLFSDDNPNACSLM, via the exons ATGGGAGGCGGCATAAAGCGGCTGGTTAGCATGTTGTTGGGAGCGGTCAGTGGCGGGCAGAGGGACAAGAGCGAGAGGATGCAGCGGCGTCGGCAGCTGCTGGTCACAGTGGAGCTCAGGGTCAGGATGGACTGTGAGCGCTGCGAGCGTCAGGTCAGAAGAGCCCTCGCCGGCATGAGAG GAGTGCAGCATGTGGAGGTGAGCAGGAGGCAGCAGAAGGTGACCGCCACTGGCAGCTTGGACCCACACGAGGTCCTGCGCAGGATCCAGTCCACGGGGAAGAAGGCCGAACTGTGGCCCCAGTACCCTGgttacggcggcggcgccgccgccgccgccgcggtggtcCACTGCGGCCTCGGACCACCGCACGACAGGTGGGCGCCCGCTTGCCACCCGAGGAACATGGACGCCGCCATGGGCGCCGAGCACATCGCCAACTTGTTCAGCGATGACAACCCCAATGCCTGCTCACTCATGTGA